The proteins below are encoded in one region of Candidatus Thiodiazotropha sp. LNASS1:
- a CDS encoding anti-sigma factor, whose translation MKQTLTPEQQQLHAYVDGQLDNEARRDVETYLADNPEARRQVDEYQQINRLLKQIYDPILDEPIPLTLLQLRRPRWSIRRILVQMAAAVLLLSIGLFSGFYLGMNQTLVPITAESEPDHVVIEAFMAYAVYTPEVRHPVEVPGDERDHLVSWLSKRMGRQIVIPHLETHDMQLLGGRLISSDDGPGALLMYENEKGQRIILYACHSDESSSAFHFAKQQDVSIFYWVDDAINYAIAGEMEKEKLRPLAESVYNQLIF comes from the coding sequence ATGAAACAGACCCTTACACCAGAACAGCAGCAGCTGCATGCCTACGTGGATGGGCAGCTTGATAACGAAGCCAGACGCGATGTTGAGACCTATTTAGCTGACAACCCCGAAGCGCGTCGACAGGTGGATGAGTATCAACAGATAAACAGACTGCTCAAACAGATCTATGATCCTATCCTTGATGAGCCGATTCCACTCACCCTGCTCCAACTGAGAAGACCTCGTTGGAGCATACGCCGAATCTTGGTGCAGATGGCCGCTGCAGTATTATTGCTCTCAATCGGTCTGTTTTCAGGGTTTTATCTTGGTATGAACCAGACCCTGGTACCGATAACAGCCGAGAGCGAACCCGATCATGTAGTGATCGAGGCATTCATGGCCTATGCAGTATATACTCCCGAGGTACGTCACCCGGTCGAAGTCCCAGGTGATGAACGTGACCACTTGGTCAGTTGGCTCAGCAAGCGAATGGGACGTCAAATCGTCATACCTCATCTGGAAACCCACGATATGCAACTGTTGGGTGGAAGATTGATTTCATCCGACGACGGGCCAGGCGCCCTGTTGATGTACGAAAACGAGAAGGGGCAACGCATCATCCTATATGCCTGCCACTCCGATGAGAGCAGCAGCGCCTTCCACTTTGCCAAGCAACAGGACGTATCGATATTCTATTGGGTTGACGACGCCATCAACTACGCCATTGCCGGTGAAATGGAAAAAGAGAAACTGCGTCCTCTCGCTGAGTCGGTCTATAATCAACTGATTTTCTGA
- a CDS encoding sigma-70 family RNA polymerase sigma factor, with translation MVDNFSKLLIENIPHLRRYARSLTRDQHQSEDLVQDCLDRALSRMSQWQSDTNLRAWLFTIMHNLHVSGLRGRRHSSTWESLDQSETADQRQSGQEGMIQMRDLEHALHRLSDEQREILMLVCVEGMRYEEVAQVLNIATGTVMSRLHRAREALRQILKGEEPTKLRRIK, from the coding sequence ATGGTGGATAATTTTTCCAAATTGCTGATCGAGAATATCCCGCACCTGAGGCGCTATGCGCGTTCCCTGACCAGGGACCAGCATCAGAGCGAAGACCTTGTGCAGGATTGTCTCGACCGCGCATTGAGCCGGATGTCTCAGTGGCAGAGCGACACCAATCTGCGCGCCTGGCTCTTCACCATCATGCATAACCTTCACGTCAGCGGCCTGCGTGGCAGGCGCCACAGCAGCACCTGGGAATCCCTTGACCAGTCGGAGACCGCAGATCAGCGACAGTCAGGTCAGGAAGGCATGATACAGATGCGTGACCTTGAACACGCATTGCATCGACTCAGCGACGAGCAGCGGGAGATCCTTATGCTGGTCTGCGTCGAAGGCATGCGTTACGAAGAGGTCGCGCAGGTTTTGAATATCGCAACCGGTACGGTGATGTCCCGGTTACACCGGGCTCGCGAAGCCCTGCGCCAGATTTTGAAAGGCGAAGAGCCGACAAAACTGAGGCGTATCAAATGA
- a CDS encoding DUF5666 domain-containing protein: MRLSRSSKIFCTMLAVCLILSACGGGGGGSASEDGTIITARGVITGFGSIYVNGVRYHTNSARFTVDDNPGTESDLKLGMVVTVTATLNDDNTGNASSIVFDNELQGPVANLVTDADGLIKTFTVLGVTVIADRVGTSFHDTTFDTLVEGDLLEVSGFYDGSLVLNATFIERKESFTPGVSEVELKGTVSNNTSESFLINGVTVNYDPSGIRTDLSRLTGAISDGDLVEVKGSLDENGEIQATRIGHEDDGLDDSISKVSLEGIITGYIDDSNFMISGIAVDASSALFIPSGLTLGNGIKVEAEGPIVNATLQALKIGARGGGNDIEIDAHVSSLSNLDNSITLNLSNGSVTVFVDNRTRMEDKTKAVESLSVSDLGSGDFLEVRGLLDSSNRVILTELRRDNTDDLVLQGPVEDFVTNSSVTILGVTLFTSATTQFEDINDSTISADTFYNGLTVGSLVKIKDEEPGDGTADEVEFED, encoded by the coding sequence ATGAGATTAAGTCGATCTTCAAAGATTTTCTGCACAATGCTGGCTGTCTGTCTCATTCTCTCCGCCTGTGGAGGTGGAGGCGGTGGAAGCGCAAGTGAAGACGGCACCATTATTACGGCAAGAGGTGTCATCACCGGATTCGGCAGCATCTACGTCAATGGCGTACGTTACCACACCAACTCAGCACGTTTTACCGTCGACGATAATCCAGGCACAGAGAGCGATCTAAAGCTGGGAATGGTGGTCACGGTAACCGCTACTTTAAATGACGACAACACAGGCAATGCCAGTAGCATCGTTTTCGATAACGAACTGCAGGGTCCGGTTGCCAACCTGGTCACGGATGCAGACGGTCTGATCAAAACCTTCACTGTATTGGGTGTCACTGTGATTGCGGACAGGGTTGGTACCAGCTTCCATGACACAACATTCGATACACTTGTCGAAGGTGATCTTTTAGAGGTGAGTGGATTTTATGACGGCTCCCTGGTACTCAATGCCACCTTTATCGAGCGTAAAGAGAGCTTCACTCCGGGCGTGAGCGAAGTCGAACTGAAGGGTACTGTCAGCAATAACACAAGCGAGAGCTTCCTAATCAACGGCGTAACTGTCAATTACGATCCCAGCGGTATTCGCACCGATCTCAGTCGTTTGACTGGCGCAATCTCTGATGGGGACCTCGTTGAGGTAAAAGGTTCACTCGATGAGAACGGCGAGATCCAGGCCACACGCATAGGCCATGAAGACGACGGCTTAGATGACAGCATTAGCAAAGTGAGCCTTGAGGGTATTATCACCGGTTACATAGACGATAGTAATTTCATGATCTCGGGGATAGCCGTTGATGCTTCCTCAGCCCTCTTCATACCGTCCGGCCTGACCTTGGGCAATGGCATCAAGGTTGAAGCGGAGGGACCAATCGTCAACGCCACCCTGCAGGCCTTGAAAATTGGTGCTCGTGGAGGTGGCAACGACATTGAGATCGATGCCCATGTCAGTAGTTTATCCAATCTCGATAATTCGATTACCTTGAATCTAAGCAACGGCAGCGTTACCGTCTTCGTCGATAACCGCACACGCATGGAAGACAAGACCAAGGCCGTCGAATCACTCTCTGTCAGCGACCTGGGCAGCGGTGATTTTCTTGAGGTGCGTGGTTTGCTGGATAGCAGCAATCGAGTGATTCTGACAGAGCTGCGACGTGATAATACCGATGATCTGGTTTTGCAGGGTCCTGTTGAGGATTTCGTCACCAATAGTTCCGTAACCATTCTAGGAGTAACGCTCTTCACTTCGGCAACCACCCAGTTTGAAGACATCAATGATTCAACGATCAGTGCCGACACCTTTTACAACGGCCTGACTGTGGGTTCGCTGGTCAAGATCAAGGACGAGGAGCCGGGAGACGGCACCGCCGATGAGGTGGAATTCGAGGATTGA
- a CDS encoding cytochrome c: MKPIRRLHPDLIVLCLFQLATLCSLQVGASDAPLPSTTADIERQLEKGRKIYNFYCYFCHGYSGDAKTLAARFLTPPPRNFIATDPERLNKQRILDAISNGRPATAMKPFRDVLADDDIEAVTLYVHTAFVVGKQPNTQYHTVENGWYEHDRFRDSFPFATGEIPLDAPDDSLTDKQKMGLQVYLESCISCHDRSHVKDPTVNWEPVATSYPRLGFKTGDSLLPPDEKSGASPFAKHDIAPSISDLSSVEQLGESLFQQNCAFCHAADGTGKNWIGTFLQPHPRDLTDPKVMATMSSEHLTKVIRDGLANTSMPAWKSVLNDEQIDAVVRYIHRAFHPLPGFLD; this comes from the coding sequence ATGAAGCCAATTCGACGATTGCATCCAGACTTAATTGTGCTTTGCCTATTCCAGCTGGCTACTCTATGCAGTCTGCAAGTTGGTGCATCTGACGCGCCGTTGCCATCTACCACTGCCGATATTGAAAGGCAACTGGAGAAGGGTCGTAAAATCTACAATTTCTACTGCTACTTTTGCCACGGTTATTCAGGGGATGCTAAGACCCTTGCGGCCAGGTTTCTCACTCCACCTCCAAGAAATTTTATCGCTACAGATCCAGAGAGATTAAACAAGCAACGTATTCTCGATGCAATCAGCAACGGTCGTCCCGCCACCGCCATGAAACCATTTCGAGATGTTCTCGCTGATGATGACATTGAGGCAGTCACTCTATATGTGCACACGGCATTCGTTGTCGGCAAACAACCAAATACCCAATACCATACAGTTGAAAATGGCTGGTACGAACATGACCGTTTCCGCGATAGTTTTCCCTTTGCAACAGGTGAGATTCCACTGGATGCTCCCGACGACTCGCTGACTGATAAGCAGAAAATGGGCCTGCAGGTTTACCTTGAAAGTTGTATTAGTTGTCATGACAGATCCCATGTGAAAGATCCGACCGTAAATTGGGAGCCGGTTGCCACCTCCTACCCAAGGCTTGGGTTTAAGACAGGTGACAGTCTTCTCCCTCCAGATGAAAAATCCGGCGCCAGCCCTTTCGCGAAACACGATATTGCGCCCTCCATTTCCGATCTTTCATCCGTAGAACAACTTGGCGAATCTCTGTTCCAACAGAATTGCGCCTTTTGCCATGCAGCCGATGGAACGGGTAAAAATTGGATCGGGACTTTTCTGCAACCCCATCCCCGGGATTTGACCGATCCAAAAGTCATGGCCACTATGAGCAGTGAACATCTGACAAAGGTCATTCGCGACGGTCTCGCAAACACATCGATGCCGGCCTGGAAGTCTGTACTTAACGATGAACAGATCGATGCGGTCGTTCGCTATATTCATCGCGCTTTTCACCCCTTGCCAGGATTCTTGGATTGA
- a CDS encoding cytochrome c, translating into MMRHLFRVALILPMLSVHPVAMGNMNDAGGLYSQYCSVCHGDGGDGKSRARGSMIPPPRDFTSPQSSVELTRDRMILSISEGRPGTAMAGWKNQLSNEQIAAIADYIRITMIRPSTVEDGKTGRRLYAENCSVCHGDDGQGARWTLTNLKPPPRNFTLPGSADQLSRKHMFKVVRYGKADTAMPGFSSQLDDDDISSVVDFVRQAFMSEHDKKHEVIEDYNLVNEEDMGAQLRRDLTGDASRGQRYYLKNCVDCHGVKGDGKGPRAYFILPKPRNFQHTASRHTLNRPKLFSAIAEGSRGTDMPAWDKVLSTQQIADIVEYVYQVFIRPKQSGTQSKNPGKG; encoded by the coding sequence ATGATGAGACATCTATTTCGTGTGGCGCTTATTCTGCCGATGCTATCGGTCCATCCTGTTGCCATGGGCAATATGAATGATGCCGGCGGACTCTATTCACAATACTGTTCCGTTTGTCATGGTGACGGCGGTGACGGTAAAAGTCGTGCGAGAGGCAGTATGATTCCCCCTCCTCGTGATTTTACCTCACCACAATCATCGGTCGAATTAACCCGTGATCGTATGATCCTCTCGATATCCGAAGGTCGACCCGGTACGGCTATGGCCGGCTGGAAAAACCAATTGAGCAACGAACAGATTGCAGCCATTGCGGATTACATAAGAATCACCATGATACGGCCATCAACAGTTGAGGACGGTAAAACAGGTCGTCGTCTTTATGCGGAAAACTGTTCCGTTTGTCACGGTGACGATGGACAAGGGGCGCGTTGGACATTGACGAATCTGAAACCACCGCCGAGAAATTTCACACTTCCCGGGAGTGCCGATCAACTCTCCCGCAAACATATGTTCAAGGTAGTGCGTTACGGGAAGGCGGATACTGCAATGCCAGGCTTTTCATCTCAATTAGACGACGATGATATTTCAAGCGTGGTCGATTTTGTCAGACAGGCCTTCATGTCCGAGCACGATAAAAAACATGAAGTCATAGAAGATTATAACCTGGTGAATGAGGAAGATATGGGCGCGCAACTCCGCCGAGACCTCACCGGTGACGCCTCGAGGGGTCAGCGCTATTACCTGAAGAATTGCGTCGATTGTCATGGCGTCAAGGGGGATGGCAAGGGACCACGTGCATATTTCATCCTGCCCAAACCACGCAATTTCCAACATACCGCGTCGCGCCACACGCTGAACAGGCCTAAACTCTTTTCTGCCATAGCCGAGGGCAGTCGTGGAACGGATATGCCGGCGTGGGATAAGGTTTTATCTACACAACAGATTGCCGATATCGTGGAATATGTCTACCAAGTGTTTATCCGTCCGAAACAGAGTGGAACTCAATCCAAGAATCCTGGCAAGGGGTGA
- a CDS encoding cytochrome c3 family protein, translated as MMNYKFILAGIACALLFASNSQAAVRGSDHDLSAGGTAQATTSATTEVCVFCHTPHGSNTAVSAPLWNKASPATAYTRYSDLGTATLDGSEVTVGSVSLACLSCHDGTQAMDVVVNAPGSGGWAAAGTEIDAVAISAMTNTGGAPIPMLGTDLRNDHPISIAYAGGGCGVGVDPCTPSTGATADRDFNDAQHATINGNSQWWIDVASYDSTGDGIRDATGTADTREKSDMILYTRDFTGVDGPSVECGSCHDPHEETARPVSFLRIANTNSDVCLACHIK; from the coding sequence ATGATGAACTACAAATTTATCTTAGCTGGCATTGCTTGTGCCTTGCTTTTCGCATCCAACAGCCAAGCGGCCGTTCGGGGGAGTGATCACGATCTTTCGGCTGGAGGGACGGCACAGGCAACCACATCCGCCACTACCGAGGTATGTGTCTTCTGTCATACGCCTCACGGTTCCAATACGGCAGTCAGTGCGCCCCTGTGGAATAAAGCGAGCCCCGCAACGGCCTATACTCGCTACTCTGATCTTGGAACGGCAACCCTCGATGGTTCAGAAGTTACTGTCGGATCAGTATCCCTGGCCTGTCTTTCGTGTCATGACGGGACGCAGGCAATGGATGTTGTCGTCAACGCGCCCGGTTCAGGTGGCTGGGCAGCGGCAGGAACGGAGATTGATGCCGTTGCCATTTCAGCCATGACGAATACGGGTGGTGCTCCGATTCCGATGTTGGGCACTGATCTACGGAACGACCATCCCATCAGTATCGCCTATGCAGGTGGTGGCTGTGGTGTAGGTGTCGATCCCTGTACACCGTCTACCGGAGCAACCGCCGACCGTGATTTCAACGATGCCCAGCACGCTACCATCAATGGTAACAGCCAGTGGTGGATTGATGTGGCTTCTTACGACAGTACAGGCGACGGTATCCGTGATGCAACTGGGACCGCGGATACCCGCGAGAAATCCGACATGATTCTCTACACCCGTGACTTCACCGGTGTTGATGGGCCATCTGTGGAATGCGGAAGCTGCCACGATCCTCATGAGGAGACTGCTCGACCTGTAAGCTTCCTGCGAATTGCCAATACAAACAGCGATGTCTGCCTTGCCTGCCACATTAAATGA
- a CDS encoding peptidylprolyl isomerase → MAVERSARPKGWRLSTPRRNGSTGQSPPTFLPPLILLLMLMISLSTADVHSAENETGEKQVFATVNGESIPMSTYRVILHMGARQRFYHGQPPEEELKAYRKEVGEQLVDEIVLHQEAMRRGIVPDPKRVKQEVDKNVKRLATQTGWEEAKKKMVPLLHRGLQRHDRIRQLKDQFRSEVTQPSEAEVRVFYNTNLDKFTSPPQSRISMILLKVPPWGSADIWSQKREELTAIKHEIIKGMEFSEAAKRYSDDGSAPNGGDMGYLHQGMLGTQSEEAISKLETGDISDPITLLEGVALFHLIERADAHINPLEKVRQRAIELLMRERRESVVSEEERRLRNSADIHYSVPDYYEQRLELSGRGKKKKS, encoded by the coding sequence ATGGCAGTAGAGCGGTCCGCCAGACCAAAAGGCTGGCGGCTATCGACACCCCGGCGTAATGGATCGACGGGGCAGTCTCCCCCGACGTTTCTGCCGCCGTTAATTCTGCTGCTCATGCTCATGATCTCACTCTCCACCGCTGATGTACATTCAGCGGAAAATGAGACTGGAGAAAAGCAGGTATTCGCTACTGTTAATGGTGAATCGATTCCTATGTCAACCTACCGTGTGATTCTTCACATGGGTGCTCGGCAACGGTTTTACCATGGGCAACCACCTGAGGAGGAGCTAAAGGCCTATCGAAAGGAGGTGGGAGAACAACTGGTTGACGAGATAGTGCTTCACCAGGAGGCGATGCGACGCGGCATCGTGCCCGATCCCAAGCGTGTGAAGCAGGAAGTCGACAAAAATGTCAAGCGTCTTGCAACGCAGACTGGCTGGGAGGAGGCAAAGAAAAAGATGGTGCCTCTTCTTCACCGGGGATTGCAGCGACACGACAGGATTAGGCAGCTCAAAGATCAATTTCGCAGTGAGGTAACGCAACCCAGCGAAGCTGAGGTGCGTGTCTTTTACAATACCAATCTCGATAAATTCACTTCACCGCCGCAGTCGCGCATATCCATGATACTGCTGAAAGTGCCACCTTGGGGCAGCGCCGATATTTGGAGCCAAAAGCGTGAAGAACTGACAGCGATAAAACATGAAATTATTAAGGGAATGGAATTTAGCGAGGCGGCGAAACGTTATTCAGATGACGGCTCTGCTCCCAATGGAGGGGATATGGGCTATCTGCATCAGGGAATGCTGGGGACACAGTCCGAAGAAGCGATTTCCAAACTGGAAACCGGTGATATTTCGGACCCGATAACCTTATTGGAGGGGGTTGCCCTGTTCCATCTGATTGAACGAGCGGATGCACATATAAACCCGTTGGAAAAAGTCCGTCAGCGTGCCATTGAGTTGTTGATGAGAGAACGCCGGGAATCCGTTGTATCGGAAGAAGAGAGACGGTTACGCAACAGCGCCGATATTCACTACTCAGTCCCGGATTACTATGAACAGCGGCTGGAGTTGAGTGGCCGCGGCAAAAAGAAAAAATCTTGA